CCACCCTTTTCAAACAGTCACCTCTGACTGTATCGTTCGGAGCATGTCGCTTCCCGAGATCCTCCAGACTCCGCTCACCGTGCCCGTCGTCGCGTCGCCGATGTTCATCGCGTCGGGACCGAGACTCGTCGCCGCCCAGTGCCAGGCGGGCGTGATCGGCTCGTTCCCCGCACTGAACGCCCGCCCGGCGTCACAGCTCGGCGACTGGCTCGACGAGATCACCGAGTCGAACGCAGCGTACGCAGCCGCCAATCCCGACGCCGTCGTCGCACCGTTCGCCGTGAACCAGATCGTGCACCGGTCCAATGCGCGACTCGACGAGGACCTCGCGACCATCGTCGAGCACAAGGTGCCGATCGTCATCACCTCGCTCGGCGCGCGCCCCGACGTGAACGAGGCCGTGCACTCCTACGGCGGCATCGTGCTCCACGACATCATCAACAACACGTTCGCGCACAAGGCGATCGAGCGCGGCGCCGACGGCCTCATCGCTGTGGCGGCAGGTGCGGGCGGCCACGCCGGCACCCTGTCACCGTTCCCGTTGATCCAGGAGATCCGCGAATGGTTCGACGGCCCGCTGCTGCTGTCGGGTGCGATCGCACACGGTCGCTCGATCCTCGCCGCGCTCGCGGCGGGCGCCGACTTCGCCTATGTCGGTTCGGCCTTCCTCGCCACCGACGAGGCCAACGTCGTCGAGGACTACAAGAACATGGTCGTCGACTCGCGCGCCGACGACATCGTCTACAGCAGCACCTTCACCGGCGTGCACGGCAACTACCTGCGAGGAAGCATCGAGGCTCACGGTCTCGACGCCGACAACCTCCCGAAGCCGACGTCCGGCCCCGATCCGCTCGAGGGCGGCCTCGGCGAGATCAAGGCGTGGCGCGACGTGTGGGGCTGCGGCCAGGGCATCTCGTCCGTCGCCTCCCGCGGGACCGTCGCCCAGACCGTCGACCGTCTCGCCGCCGAGTACAACGACGCCCGCGATGCACTCGACCGTCGAACGGGAGCCGCAGCCCTCGTCTGAGCTCCGCTCAAACCGCCCGTCGGCGGTGGCAGGCGTGGTGGAATGAACGGATGCGAGCAGACTGTTCTCGTTTCACCCGCCTGACCACCGCCGTCGTCGCATTGATCGCGCTGGCGTCGGCGCTCGTCGCGGTGGCGCCTGCCGACGCCGCGCCCCTGCGGACCAAACTGCCACTCGGTCAGTACTCGTCCGTGAACGCCGCACGATTCACGTCGTACGCCTTCGCCGACGGCGGTCGGACGTTCTTCGTCGCGGCCAGGCGGCTCTGCCAGATCGGACCGACTCCCGGCAACGTCGCCTGCTCCGGCCGGACGAAGTCCGCACCGCCGCGTACCGTCGGCGTCGCGATCACCGGCGACATGCAGGGTCCACACTGGATCCCGCGGGGAACGAGCTACCGATTCGGATCACGCGCGGGCTTCCGTGCACCGGTCCTCAAACCCGGTCAACGCATCACATCGGCCAACGTGACATGTGCGGTCCCCCGACGCGGAGTTGTCATCTGCTCGACTATGAACAGGGCGTTTGTCCTGTCACCGTCGACGCACAGGTTCTACTACCCGCGCGGCGACCGTCATCACGATCGCAACCCCCGCTGAGGGCACCGCAACCGGACGCCGCCTTCGCAAGCGTTCGATGAACGGCCACGCGTTATCCTGATCTCCGATCAACGAAGCATTCGTCGAAGGGGAGTTCGACTGTGGGGATGGCGTCTGTGGAGAGGGCCAGAAGCAGAGGCGGCGAGGTCGCGACGATCGAGTTGTTCTTCGATCTCGTCTACGTTTTTGCATTCAGCCAGCTGGCGGCGTTCTTCGTCGGTCATCTGACCGGCCGAGGCGCACTCGAGATGTTGGTGCTGTTCGGCGGAGTCTGGTGGGTGTGGAACTACACGGCATGGGCCACCAACTTCGTGGACCCGGCACGCATTCCAGTGCGTGTCCTGCTCGTCGGCCTCATGCTCGCGAGCCTCGTCATGGCGGCCGCCATACCCGAAGCGTTCGGCGACCGGGGCCATCAGTTCGCCATCGCGCTGGCGGCGATGCAGGTGATCCGCCCGCTGTTCGTCGCCGTCACGATGTGGGGAAGTCAGGTCGGGCGAAACTACGCGCACCTTCTCGCGTGGTCCACGGTCGCGGCATCGGTCTGGGTGATCGGCGCATTCTGTGAGCCCGACACTCGCCTGATCGTGTGGGCGCTCGCGCTCGCGATCGACGTCGCAGCGCCGATGGTCCGCACATGGCTGCCTGGTCTCGGCAGCATCGAGATGAGCGAATGGAAGCTGACGCCCGCTCACCTGGTGGAACGGAATCGCCTGATCTTCATCATCGCGCTCGGCGAGACGGTTCTGTCGATCGGCCGCGAGTTCATGCACATGGAGTCGAGCCTCTTGTCGTACGCCGCGCTGGGCGTCGCCTTCCTGGTTCCGGTCGCGTTCTGGTGGCTGTACTTCGCCCATCACTCAGAACGCACCGAACGCAGGCTCGAGGAGTCCGCCGACCCCACGGCACTCGCACGCGGCGGCTTCGCGTACGCCCACGCGATTCTCGTCGCCGGCGTCATCGTCACGGCAGTCGGCGCCGAGAAGATGCTCGCTCACCCACATGACGATGCGACCGTCGTCTACGCACTGCTCATCGCGGGTGGGCCGGCCCTGTTCTTCCTCGGCCTCGCCCTTTTCGTCGGGTCCATCGGCGGTCTCGACCGCTATGAATCAACCGTCGCCATCATCGTCCTCACCACGCTCACGTCGATCGGAGTTGTCGCGGCCGCCGTCGGCATGGACCTGTTCCACCTGTCGGCTCTTGTCTCGGCCACCCTCGTTGTGGGTGTCGGATCGGCGTCGTGGCATCACCGGAACGACAAAGCCCTTTCAGCAGAGGCCTAGTCGATGCGCTCGAAGATCGCTGCGAGGCCCTGTCCGCCGCCGATGCACATCGTCTCGACGGCGTAGCGGCCCTGGCGGCGTTCCAACTCGCGCAGCATCGTCGCCAGGATCCGCACACCGGTGGCGCCGACGGGATGGCCGAGTGAGATGCCGGACCCGTTGACGTTGATCCGGTCGAAGTCGGAGCTTCCGAGACCCAACGCGGTGGTGCACGCGAGCACCTGCGCCGCAAACGCCTCGTTCAGTTCGATCAGGTCGAGGTCGGAGAGCCCCAGGCCTGCCCGTTCGAGCGCGAGCTGCGTCGACGGCACGGGACCGACGCCCATCCGTGACGGCTCGGTTCCCGACACCGCCCACGACACCAGGCGGGCGAGCGGCCGCAGACCGAGGCGTTCGGCCTCCTCACGCGATGCGACGATGCACACGGACGCGCCGTCGTTCTGCCCGCTTGCATTGCCCGCGGTGACCGTCGCGGCCGGATCCACCTTCAGTCGCACCGGCCGCAGTGCAGCAAGCGCTTCGGCCGAGATGTCCGGCCGCGGATGTTCGTCACGAGAACGGACCAGGTCGCCCTTGCGCGTCTCGACGGTGACCGGGACGATCTCGTCGTCGAACCGGCCCTCCGTCTGCGCGGCCACGGCACGCACGTGCGAATTGAGTGCGAGCTCGTCCTGCGCCTCCCGGCTGATCGAGTATTCGGTCCGCAGATTCTCGGCGGTCTCCAACATTCCACCCGGCACCGGATGGAGCTTGCCGCCCGCGGTCACTCGTCCGCGTCCGATACGGTCGGCCAGAGTCGCGTCGGCGCCTCGAAGGCCGAATCTCAACCCGAGCGCATAGTGCTCCACCTGGCTCATGCTCTCTGCCCCGCCCGCGAGCACCAGGTCGGCGACGCCGGTCTGGACGCGCATCGCCGCGTCGAGCACCGCCTGCAGACCGGACCCGCAGCGGCGGTCCACCTGCATCCCGGGCACCGAGACGTCCAGGCCGGCATCGAGTGCCGCGACACGACCGATCGCCGGCGCCTCGCCGTTCGAGTAGCACTGCCCGAAGATCACGTCGTCGATGTCGTCACCCGCGACTCCGGTGCGGGCCACGAGTTCCCTGATCACGGTCGACGCGAGATCGGCGGCGGGCACTGTGGCGAACATGCCACCGTAACCGCCGACCGGAGTGCGGATCGGTTCACAGATCACGGCGTCACGCATCAGTGCGGTTTCCCTTCTCACGGTGGTTCTGCTCCCCACTCTATGGTCGAAACCCACCAGGACGTCCCGACTCCGCTCGACGACCAGGAACGACAAAGGCCGGTCACCCGCTAGGGGTGACCGGCCTTTGTGGCTCAGTGTGCGAACGTCAGGCGACGACCGACAGGCTGAGCTTTGCTTCGACCTTCGGGTGCAGCTTCACGACGACCGGGTACGAGCCCAGCGCCTTGATGTGGCCCTTCGGCAGCTCCACGTTGCGCTTGTCGACGGCCGGGCCGCCCGCGGTGCGGATGGCGCCTGCGACGTCGGAGGCGGAGACCGAGCCGAACAGCTTGCCCGAGTCGTGGGTCTTGACGGTCAGCGACACGTTGTCGAGACCTTCGAGAGCCTGCTTCAGTTCGTTCGCGTGGTCCAGGTCGCGCACGGCGCGAGCTTCCTGGGCGCGACGAATGCCTTCGACCTGCTTCTCGGCGCCACGGGTGGCGACGATCGCGAAGTTGCGGGGCAGCAGGTAGTTGCGTGCGTAGCCGTCACGGACCTCAACGAGGTCACCGGGAACTCCGAGGTTCTCGACTGCGGCAGTAAGGATCAGCTTCATGTTCTGTCCCTTCCTGGTCAGCGACCGGTCGAGGTGAAGGGCAGCAGCGCCACTTCACGCGAGTTCTTGACGGCCACCGCGACGTCGCGCTGGTGCTGAACGCAGTTGCCGGTCACGCGACGCGAACGGATCTTGCCGCGGTCCGACAGGAAGCGACGCAGGAGCGCCGTGTCCTTGTAATCGATATCGGTCTTCTTGTCCTTGCAGAAGGTGCAGGCCTTGGCCTTTGTGATCTTCTCCACGCGGGCCTTGCGGCCGCCTTTAGCTTTTGCCATGTGATGCTCCAGTTGAGTGCCTCCGGGCTGGCGGGCCCGGAATCAGAAAGGTGGTTCGTCGTCCCCACCGGAGAAGCCTCCGCCGGCAGCAGGTGCGCTGCCCCACGGGTCTTCAGCCGGCTGACTCGATGCAGCGGGTCGGCCGCCACCGGAGTTGCCTCCGTAGCCGCCGCCGGAGTTGCCTCCGCCGTAGTTACCGCCGCCGCCCGAGTTCCCTCCGCCGAAATTGCCTCCGCCGCCGCGCTGGGTCCTGTTGACCTGTGCGGTGGCGTAGCGCAGCGAGGGACCGATCTCGTCCACTTCCAGCTCCACAACGGTGCGCTTCTCACCCTCGCGGGTTTCGTACGACCGTTGCTTGAGCTTGCCCTGCACGATGACGCGGTTGCCCTTCTTGAGCGACTCAGTCACGTTCTCCGCAGCGTCACGCCAGATGCTGCAGCGGAGGAACAGCGCTTCGCCGTCCTTCCACTCGTTCGTCTGGCGATCGAATGTGCGCGGAGTGGAGGCCACCGTGAAATTGGCGACCGGCGCTCCGGACGGCGTGAAACGCAGTTCCGGATCGGCGGTCAGATTTCCGATGACCGTGATGACTGTGTCAGTCATGAGACTCCCCTAACGTCTGTGTGGAACGCCCGAAGGCACTCTGCAATGGTTACGCACCACAGTAGAGCGGACCTCTGACATTGTCAGGGCCGGATTCCACAGGTTTGCACAGGTGGTTCGTGGACGCGCCCGGCGCTTACTTGCGCAGGACCTTGGTGCGCAGAACCGACTCGTTCAGCTTCAGCTGACGGTCGAGCTCGTTGACCGTGTCCGGGGTCGCGTTGAGATCGATGACGGCGTAAATGCCTTCGTTGTGCTTGGCGATCTCGTAGGCAAGACGGCGCTTGCCCCAGATGTCGACGTTGTCCACACTTCCGCCGTCCTTACGGACGACATTGAGGAACGTATCCAGTGAAGGGGCGACGGTGCGCTCGTCCAAGCTCGGATCGAGAATGACCATCAGTTCGTAGTGACGCATGAAACCTCATCACCTCCTATGGGCTTAGTTCGGCCACGGACTGTCCGCGGCAGGAGGGTCGCCTGCGTCGGCAACCTGTCCAGGCTACATGAGTGGCCGGTGACCAGCGAAATCGTCTGCGTCCACTAACCTGACCACCATGCCTGCCACGTGGTCGACGCGCATCGGCCGTCCCCGTGTCGGCGAGGTCACCCTCGTCGTCCTCACCTCGCTGCTGCTGACCGTGTTCGCCCTGGCCTGGGCGTTCCGGGTGAAAGAGGTGTGCGGCGGTGCGCCGTTCGACGAATGGGGCCGCAGTTCGATCTTCCCGGCCGGACCGCCTCGGGCGCTGATTCCCTGCTACTCCGACATCATGCGGCTGTGGATCGGCCGCGATGTGGATCGTCACGTGTTCCCGTACATCCACGGCGGAATCACCGAGCAGGGTGATCTGTTCGGCGGCGTCGTCGAGTACCCGGTGCTGTCCGGGATGCTGTTGTGGCTCGGCGCGATCGGCGCTCACACCGATGTGCAGTTCCTGCAGCACAGTGCACTCATCCTCGCACCGTTCGCACTCGCGACAACGGCGCTGCTCGCGGTGATGACCCGCTGGTGGGTGCTGCTGTGGGCGGCGACACCGCCGCTCGTCCTCTACGCATTCCACAACTGGGAACTGCCCGTCGTGTTCACGTCCGTCGCGGCCGTCGCGGTCATGGCATACGGCGGGAGCGTCGATCCGCGGACCGGCGGACGGCGCATGCCCCTGAGACGAACCGCGATCATCGCAGCAGTGTTCCTCGGCGTCGGTTTCTCCTTGAAGCTGTACCCCGGCTTCTTTGTGCTCCCACTTGCGCTGTACGTGCTGACCTGCGGGGAGTCCTCCCGCGCCCGTCGCTCCCTCGACTGGGTCGGGGCGGCGTGGGTGGTCGCGACGGCGACCATCGTCGTGATCGCCACGCAGGCGCCGTTCATGATCGCCGGGTACCGGGGGTGGAAGGCCGCGCTCGACTTCCAGGGCCGCCGCGAAGCGGATCTGACGACGAACAGCGTCTGGTACTGGGGGCTGCGTCTGCTGACCGGCGGCGAGACCGACACCTACCACTCACTCGTCGGGGCGCTGTCCCCGTTGCTCGTCGCCGCGGGTTTTGCGGTCGCCGTCTGGCTCGGGTGGCGTGTCTATCAGCGCGACGGAGTGTTTCCGTGGCTCGGCGTGGCCGCGGCGATGCTGTGCGCGTTCATGGTGTTCCACAAGGTGCACTCACCGCAGTACACGCTGTGGATTCTGCCGTTCTTCGTGATGATGAGGGTCCGCTGGTGGATCATCGCCGCCTACCTGCTCACCGACGTCCTGCTCGACATCTCGATCTTCCGGTTGATGGGGTACATGCGTCATCCTGCCTCCGCGCCGTGGCAGGACTCGGTCGGCGTGAGCGTCAGCGTCTGGGTGCACGCGGTGATCCTCGTGACTCTGATCGTGGGCTTCGTGCGGATGCCGATCCGCGAGCCCCTCGCGTCCTATCTCTCGACGTCGGTCGCACCGAGAGGTCCGCTGACACGACTCGCCGACGCCGACGACGCCGACGCTCGGACGTGGGTCGGCACGCCGACGCTGGTCCGCGGCGATGTGACTCTGCGTCCCCTGCGGACATCCGACGCCGCAGCGCTTGCGAAGCTGGTCCCCGCGTCCGACCTGTCGCTGTACGCGTGGACCGGACCGATCCCGCAGACGCCCGAGGACGCCACGCGATGGATTGTGACGGCGCTGTCGACTCCGACGCGAGTGCCGTTCGCCGTTCTGCACGACGGCGAGTTCGTGGGCACCACCAGCCTCTACGACGTGGACGCGTCGCATCGCACCCTCGCGGTCGGTTTCACGTTCTACGGCCGGGCGGCGATGGGCACCGTTGTCAATCCGACGTCGAAACTGCTGCTCCTCGAGCACGCCTTCGACACCTGCGGCGCGGTCCGCGTCGTATGGCACACGCATGAGGAGAACGCCCGCTCACGGGCCGCGATCGCCAAACTCGGCGCCGAGTTCGAAGGTCTCCTGCGCAAGCACCGACGGTTCGGCGACGGCTGGCGGACCACCGCGCAGTTCGCCATGACCGACGACGACTGGCCTCCGCACCGCGACCGCCTCCTCGAGCGCGCCGCGCGATGATCGGATAGGGACGCTAGACCGGCAGCGGTGACTGGAGGAGGCGGCCGCCGTCGGGGCGCGCTGCGGCGGCGGGCCGCAGGAGATCCCACACGACGTAGGCGCAGAGGGCCACGACCATGATCCATCGAGCGCCCGCCATGACGTAGAACAGTTCGACCGGCACCCATTTACGTTCGGGCGCGAGGAACAGGGCCATCCGCGGAACCCAGAGCAGCGCGTCGAAGGTCATCCACGCAAGCAGGACGCGCGGCTGTGGAATCGCGAGGACTGCGAGCGGGACCAGCCACAGCGACATCTCCGGTCGCCATTCCTTGCCGACCAGCAGCAGCCCGGCGACCAGTAGGAACATGAGCACGGGCAGTCGCGGTTCGCGCCGCGACCTGAGTCCGACGTACGTCACGCCGGCCACGACTGCCACCATCAGCGCCAGCATGAGCGCGTTGACGACGGTCGGCTGCGCATCCCACCCGGTGGCGTGGGCGATCAGGCTGTAGACGGAGTCGGGTCCGACAGCGCGGTCGCGCCACTGGGTGAAGGTCGCCGACCATCCGGACGGGTAGATCGAGGCCACGACACCGTTCACGACGCCCCACGAAAGGAACGCTCCGATCGCCACGCTCGCCGCCTCGGAGAGCCGTCGTTCGCGGACGCAGAGGATCGCGATCGCGGGTATGAGCAGCAGAGGATAGATCGCGGTGGCGGCGCCCAGTCCGACGAGCACTCCGGTGAGCCACGCCCGCTCACGCGACCAGGCGTACATGGCCAGCGCGGTGAACATCACCGGCAGCACCTCGTACGACGTGAACGCGTGCACGAGGACCAGCGGCGAGATCACCATGAGCGTGATGAGCCACGGGTCGCGACGCCGGGTCCGCATGGTCGCCCATACGGCGATCAGCCAGCCGAGCGTCATCAGCAGCGCGGCGATGGAGAAGTAGTTGGCCACGTCGAGCGCCCGCGGCAGGCCGACCGCCTCGGTGAGCGCGCCCCAGCCCCGCGCCGCCTGCGCGGTGACGTACATGAAGGCGGCGGTCACGACCGGCACCCCGATGTACTGTTTGGCGCCGTCGGTCTCCCAGTACGTGCGGAACGGCGCGGCGCCGCCGCGGAGGTCCGCCGGTGTCAGGTGGTTCTCGCTGTACCCGGCGATGACGTTCGAGTAGCAGAGTCCGTAGAACTGGCGTTGGTGGTCCCAGTCCAGACGCATGGTCGCGCCCGCGTCGTTCGACGGCGTCTGCTGCAGACAGCCGCCTGCCTTTCCGAACCAACTGAACGCCAGGACAAGCAACGCGAGCAGGAACAGCACGCGAAGCGGCGTCCACGTCCGGTTGCGACCGATCGCCGCGTGCAGCCCGACTGGACCACCGATCGACGTGCTCAACTGGCCGACGAGCGGTTCCGTGCGCGAGGGCAGCACCCGGTCGGTCGCGAGCCGCAGATCGTCGGCCAGCGGAGCAGGGCTGTCGACGTCTGAGACGCCGACAGCCCGGTCCGACGCCGCGGGCGTCGAACCGGGCTCGGTGTCGTGCGGTGTGGTCACTTACTGGCCGCGGCTTCGAGTGCCGGTGGTCTCCTCGGTGGTGGCGCCGTTGTCGCCCCCGTTGTTCCCGTTGTCGCCACTGTTCCCGTTGTTGCCGTTGTTCCCATTCTCGCGGGTGATCGTGACACCGGGCAGGACGGTGATGTTGCCGTCATTGCCCTCGCCGGGCAGACGGGGACGCGACCGTTCTCGGGTGGTCTCCGTGGGCGTGTACGTGGTGGGCGGAGGCTCGTAGGGCACACCGGCCTGGCCGCCGACCTGTTCGGGTTCGGGGAACTGCTCGATCGGCATGCCTTCGAGGGCGGCGTTCATCTGGGCTCGCCAGATCTGCGCGGGCAGACCGCTGCCGTAGATGGTTCCGCCGTACGAGTTGCGGAGCGCGGTGCCCTTGTTGGTACCGACCCAGACGGCCGTCGACAGCTGCGGCGTGTAACCGACCATCCAGGCGTCCTTGTTCTCGCCGGTGTCGCCGAGCTGGGCGGTACCGGTCTTTGCCGCAGACGGGCGGGCGCCGTACGTCGAGTCGTAGAGCGCATTGCCGTTCGAGTAGGCGGCGATCGGCGAGAGGGCGGCCGACACGTTGTCGGCGACGGCTGCGGACACCACACGCTTGCCCTTGTTGGCCTCACGGTCGAACAGCACGTCGCCGGTGGACGTCTCGACCTTCTGGACGAGGTACGGCTCGCGGTAGATTCCCGACGCGGCGAGCGTCGCGTAGGCCGACGCCATGTCGAGGACGCGAGTCGGGTACTGACCCAGGACGATGCCGTTCTCCGGCTTGCCGTTCGGCTCGGACAGCGTGTGCTCGATGTCGCCGAAGCTCTCGGCGATGCCGAGTCGGTGCGCGGTGTCGGCCACAGCCTGCGGGCCGCCGTTGAGGTCCATCATCAGGCGGTAGAACACCGTGTTGAGGGACATCTTGGTGGCCGTTGCGAGGTTGCACGTTCCGCAGCTCTCGCCGTCGGAGTTGTTGATGGTGAACCCACCCGGTCCGACGTAGGGGCTCGAGTCGTAACGCTGCGAGAGAGGGATGTCCTGCTCGAGGCCCGCGACCAGCGCGAACACTTTGAAGACCGAACCGGTCTGAAGGCCTGCCGATGCGTAATCCCAACCCTGGCCGTCGTTGCCGCCGAAGTATCCGACGATGCCTCCGGTTGCGGGGTCGATGGACACGGAGGCCGTCCGCAGTTCCTTCGGCTCACCGGTCATCACCGACCGCGCTTGGGAGACGAGAGCGTTCTGCACCTGAGGGCGGATCGCCGTGGTGATCTTCAGGCCGCCGGTTCGCACGTCCTGCTCGGTGATCCCGAGCGTGTCGAGTTCGGCGAGGACCTTGCGCTCGATCAGCCCGTTGGGGCCGCTCTTGGCCTCGCTGCTGTCGGCCGCCTTCGCCGCCGCGACCTTCGGGAACTTCTGCGTGTCGCGATCGGACTTCTTCAAGTAGCCGATGTCGACCATGCCGTCGAGCACGTAGTTCCAGCGTTCGGTAGCCATCTCGGGGTTGACGGCCGGGTCGTAGAGCGACGGTCCGCGCACGATGCCCGCGAGGAGAGCGGACTCGGACGCGCTGAGGCAGTTCGCCCGCTTGGCGCGGGGCAGTTTCGAATCGGCACACTGCTCGGGGGTCACCTTGGTGATGTCCCGGCCGAAGTAGGCCTTAGCGGCGGCAGCGATGCCGTACGCGCCGCGTCCGAAGTAGATGGTGTTGAGGTACGCCGCCATGATCTGTTCTTTGGACCACTGGCGGGACATCTTGGTGGCGATGGCCAACTCTTTGAACTTGCGCTTGTAGCTGACCTCGTCACCGACGATGGCGTTCTTGACGTACTGCTGGGTGATCGTCGAGCCGCCGCCCGCTCCGCCGTCGCTGGTGAGCTTGCCGAGTGCGGCACGCGAGAAACCGCTCAAGGAGAATCCGACGTTGGAGTCGAAGTCACGATCCTCGGCCGCCTTGATCGCGGCGACCATCGAGGTCGGGATGTTCTCGTACTTGACGTCGGTGCGATTGCCCTCCGGCGGGACCACTCGGGCCAGGACACCGCCCTTCGAGTCGACGATCGTCGCGACCTGATTCTGCTTGATGTCGCCCGGTGCCGGCACGACGACGGTCACGTACGTGAAGACGAACGCGGCCACTCCCACGATCACGAGGACCGGTACCGCGCCGGCCACGATGCCGACGACCCACGCCGCGATCCTCGCAGCGGTCCGTCGACCCTCTGCCTTGTCCCCAGCTCCGCTGGTCATCGCTCACCCATTTCTCTGCGCTCATCGGTCCCGCGCGAGGACCGTCTCCACAACTCTGACGCACGGACGCGTCGCTGCCAACTCAGTGGCGGCGTCGACGCTGTCTCGCTCGTCACCCTTCTGACGACTATTTCGCTGCTCGGCGGCGCTTTGTTGCGCGCGCCGGCACACCGGCAACGTACGACTGGATCAGATAGTTCCAGCGGCAGGTTCGGCACACCTCGACGACGTGGACGGTGAACTCTGGCGAGCGGGTGGCCAAGACCGCGATCTCGGCCTCTGTGCGCGCCGTGCCCGACGGTCCCCCGATTGCGCTTCCGAACAGCCACGACACCTGCGTGACCTGCTCCTTGCGGCACACCGGGCAGGGCCGGTCGGTGCCCTGACCATGAAACTTGGCGGCCCGCAGGAGATACGTGTCGGCGTCGCAGACGTCTTTCAGCTGGACTTCGCCCGCGCGCATGCGCGCCAGCGTGGCGCGTCGTGCGAGGGCGTAGTCGATCTGTTGACGGTGCACGGGCTCCAGCCTAGACGCGCACTCCGTCACCTCCGGCTGTGATGGAGATCAAACCTCGGAAGCTACTGTTCAGTTCGTTCCCGGTTATATCGATGCGATACATTGGTGGCTGCATCCAGCCGTCACAACGAGCCGAGAGGAGACCGACATGCTCGAAATGGCAGTTCTCGGGCTTCTCCTCGAATCCCCGATGCACGGATACGAGCTGCGTAAGCGCCTCACCGGCCTGCTCGGCGCGTTCCGCGCCTTCTCGTACGGCTCGCTGTACCCGACACTGCGGCGCATGCGCGCCGACGGCCTGATCGCCGAGGACGACGCCGAGACCGCAACTGGCGTCAAAGTCCGCCGCGGACGTCGCGTCTACCGGCTGACACCACTCGGCGAGACCCGCTTCAGCG
This genomic window from Gordonia sp. PDNC005 contains:
- a CDS encoding nitronate monooxygenase family protein, with translation MSLPEILQTPLTVPVVASPMFIASGPRLVAAQCQAGVIGSFPALNARPASQLGDWLDEITESNAAYAAANPDAVVAPFAVNQIVHRSNARLDEDLATIVEHKVPIVITSLGARPDVNEAVHSYGGIVLHDIINNTFAHKAIERGADGLIAVAAGAGGHAGTLSPFPLIQEIREWFDGPLLLSGAIAHGRSILAALAAGADFAYVGSAFLATDEANVVEDYKNMVVDSRADDIVYSSTFTGVHGNYLRGSIEAHGLDADNLPKPTSGPDPLEGGLGEIKAWRDVWGCGQGISSVASRGTVAQTVDRLAAEYNDARDALDRRTGAAALV
- a CDS encoding low temperature requirement protein A — protein: MASVERARSRGGEVATIELFFDLVYVFAFSQLAAFFVGHLTGRGALEMLVLFGGVWWVWNYTAWATNFVDPARIPVRVLLVGLMLASLVMAAAIPEAFGDRGHQFAIALAAMQVIRPLFVAVTMWGSQVGRNYAHLLAWSTVAASVWVIGAFCEPDTRLIVWALALAIDVAAPMVRTWLPGLGSIEMSEWKLTPAHLVERNRLIFIIALGETVLSIGREFMHMESSLLSYAALGVAFLVPVAFWWLYFAHHSERTERRLEESADPTALARGGFAYAHAILVAGVIVTAVGAEKMLAHPHDDATVVYALLIAGGPALFFLGLALFVGSIGGLDRYESTVAIIVLTTLTSIGVVAAAVGMDLFHLSALVSATLVVGVGSASWHHRNDKALSAEA
- a CDS encoding acetyl-CoA C-acetyltransferase, with protein sequence MRDAVICEPIRTPVGGYGGMFATVPAADLASTVIRELVARTGVAGDDIDDVIFGQCYSNGEAPAIGRVAALDAGLDVSVPGMQVDRRCGSGLQAVLDAAMRVQTGVADLVLAGGAESMSQVEHYALGLRFGLRGADATLADRIGRGRVTAGGKLHPVPGGMLETAENLRTEYSISREAQDELALNSHVRAVAAQTEGRFDDEIVPVTVETRKGDLVRSRDEHPRPDISAEALAALRPVRLKVDPAATVTAGNASGQNDGASVCIVASREEAERLGLRPLARLVSWAVSGTEPSRMGVGPVPSTQLALERAGLGLSDLDLIELNEAFAAQVLACTTALGLGSSDFDRINVNGSGISLGHPVGATGVRILATMLRELERRQGRYAVETMCIGGGQGLAAIFERID
- the rplI gene encoding 50S ribosomal protein L9, whose amino-acid sequence is MKLILTAAVENLGVPGDLVEVRDGYARNYLLPRNFAIVATRGAEKQVEGIRRAQEARAVRDLDHANELKQALEGLDNVSLTVKTHDSGKLFGSVSASDVAGAIRTAGGPAVDKRNVELPKGHIKALGSYPVVVKLHPKVEAKLSLSVVA
- the rpsR gene encoding 30S ribosomal protein S18 — encoded protein: MAKAKGGRKARVEKITKAKACTFCKDKKTDIDYKDTALLRRFLSDRGKIRSRRVTGNCVQHQRDVAVAVKNSREVALLPFTSTGR
- a CDS encoding single-stranded DNA-binding protein; this encodes MTDTVITVIGNLTADPELRFTPSGAPVANFTVASTPRTFDRQTNEWKDGEALFLRCSIWRDAAENVTESLKKGNRVIVQGKLKQRSYETREGEKRTVVELEVDEIGPSLRYATAQVNRTQRGGGGNFGGGNSGGGGNYGGGNSGGGYGGNSGGGRPAASSQPAEDPWGSAPAAGGGFSGGDDEPPF
- the rpsF gene encoding 30S ribosomal protein S6, producing MRHYELMVILDPSLDERTVAPSLDTFLNVVRKDGGSVDNVDIWGKRRLAYEIAKHNEGIYAVIDLNATPDTVNELDRQLKLNESVLRTKVLRK
- a CDS encoding GNAT family N-acetyltransferase, which gives rise to MPATWSTRIGRPRVGEVTLVVLTSLLLTVFALAWAFRVKEVCGGAPFDEWGRSSIFPAGPPRALIPCYSDIMRLWIGRDVDRHVFPYIHGGITEQGDLFGGVVEYPVLSGMLLWLGAIGAHTDVQFLQHSALILAPFALATTALLAVMTRWWVLLWAATPPLVLYAFHNWELPVVFTSVAAVAVMAYGGSVDPRTGGRRMPLRRTAIIAAVFLGVGFSLKLYPGFFVLPLALYVLTCGESSRARRSLDWVGAAWVVATATIVVIATQAPFMIAGYRGWKAALDFQGRREADLTTNSVWYWGLRLLTGGETDTYHSLVGALSPLLVAAGFAVAVWLGWRVYQRDGVFPWLGVAAAMLCAFMVFHKVHSPQYTLWILPFFVMMRVRWWIIAAYLLTDVLLDISIFRLMGYMRHPASAPWQDSVGVSVSVWVHAVILVTLIVGFVRMPIREPLASYLSTSVAPRGPLTRLADADDADARTWVGTPTLVRGDVTLRPLRTSDAAALAKLVPASDLSLYAWTGPIPQTPEDATRWIVTALSTPTRVPFAVLHDGEFVGTTSLYDVDASHRTLAVGFTFYGRAAMGTVVNPTSKLLLLEHAFDTCGAVRVVWHTHEENARSRAAIAKLGAEFEGLLRKHRRFGDGWRTTAQFAMTDDDWPPHRDRLLERAAR